From a region of the Thermomicrobium roseum DSM 5159 genome:
- the sufD gene encoding Fe-S cluster assembly protein SufD, translating to MSTRVAERTRGFTREAVEELSHLLDEPAWLRERRLAAWEIYERTPMPSRTDEEWRRTDIRRLPIDQVVPFAGVGQRVSGPDVLPSALFEILGDAALRSGLLVQVDSSVVFTQLDPQLAAEGVVFTDLLTAARDMPELLQRVFMTEAVKPEDNKFAALHGAFWSGGTFLYVPEGVEVALPLRSFVWAETPGSAIFAHTLLVAEPGASVVLIDTWASPTVEEPLIASNVVEIITGEGAQVRYIQLQDWGRSVWNFTTQRALLRQDVTVNTLNVSLGSRLSKAFIASNLVGPGATAEMLGLYFADDAQHLDHQTRQWHVAPYASSDLLYKGALKDRARTVFSGLIKVFPQAQRTDAYQANRNLILSPTARADTIPNLEIGANDVRCTHGATVGQVEEEYIFYLMSRGISRPEAVKLIVDGFFDEVIERVPVTEVQETVRAAIARKIGL from the coding sequence ATGAGCACGAGGGTCGCAGAACGAACACGAGGCTTCACGCGTGAGGCAGTCGAGGAACTTTCTCACCTCCTCGACGAGCCAGCCTGGTTGCGAGAACGGCGTCTCGCCGCCTGGGAGATCTACGAACGGACGCCGATGCCCAGCCGGACCGACGAGGAATGGCGACGGACCGACATTCGGCGCCTTCCGATCGATCAAGTCGTGCCCTTCGCCGGGGTCGGCCAGCGAGTGAGCGGGCCAGACGTGCTCCCATCCGCTCTCTTCGAGATCCTGGGCGATGCCGCCTTGCGATCCGGGCTTCTGGTGCAGGTCGATAGCTCCGTTGTCTTTACCCAGCTTGATCCGCAGCTCGCTGCCGAGGGCGTCGTCTTTACCGATCTCTTGACCGCAGCGCGCGACATGCCGGAACTCCTCCAGCGAGTCTTCATGACCGAAGCGGTGAAGCCGGAGGACAACAAGTTCGCAGCGCTGCACGGTGCCTTTTGGAGCGGCGGAACCTTTCTGTACGTCCCGGAGGGTGTGGAGGTCGCTCTCCCGCTGCGCAGTTTCGTCTGGGCGGAAACGCCGGGCTCGGCGATCTTCGCGCACACGCTTCTCGTCGCTGAACCAGGAGCCAGCGTCGTTCTGATCGACACCTGGGCTTCTCCCACCGTCGAGGAGCCGTTGATCGCCTCCAATGTCGTCGAGATCATCACCGGCGAGGGTGCACAGGTTCGCTACATCCAGCTGCAGGACTGGGGGCGGAGCGTCTGGAACTTCACGACACAACGAGCCCTCTTGCGGCAGGACGTGACCGTCAACACGCTGAACGTCAGCCTCGGCTCGCGGCTGAGCAAGGCATTCATCGCCAGCAATCTCGTGGGACCTGGTGCGACTGCCGAAATGCTCGGGCTCTACTTCGCCGACGATGCGCAGCATCTCGATCACCAGACACGCCAGTGGCATGTCGCGCCCTATGCGTCGAGCGACCTCCTGTACAAGGGAGCGCTCAAGGATCGGGCCCGCACCGTCTTCAGCGGGCTGATCAAGGTCTTCCCGCAGGCCCAGCGCACCGACGCGTACCAAGCAAACCGCAACCTGATCCTTTCCCCGACCGCTCGGGCCGATACGATTCCGAACCTCGAAATCGGCGCCAATGACGTGCGTTGCACGCATGGTGCCACTGTCGGCCAAGTGGAAGAGGAGTATATTTTCTACTTGATGAGCCGAGGCATCAGCCGACCAGAAGCGGTGAAGCTGATCGTCGATGGCTTCTTCGATGAGGTGATCGAGCGGGTGCCCGTGACGGAGGTACAGGAGACCGTACGGGCAGCGATTGCGCGGAAAATCGGGCTATGA
- the sufB gene encoding Fe-S cluster assembly protein SufB, whose amino-acid sequence MTTPEVELKRLGSEYAEKYGFRDPEQYVFKARKGLDREVVEQISWIKNEPEWMREFRLKALEYFLRRPMPTWGADLSELNFDEIVYYIKPTERQGTSWEELPEHIRRTFDRLGIPEAERRFLAGVGAQYESEVVYHSLREELKRLGVIFCDMDTAVREYPDLVKQYFGTIVPPNDNKFAALNSAVWSGGSFVYVPEGVRVDVPLQAYFRINAENVGQFERTLIIVEPGAYVHYVEGCTAPIYSAASLHSAVVEIIVKEGARCRYTTIQNWSKNVYNLVTKRAAAYRDATMEWVDGNLGSKVTMKYPAVWLMEPGARGEVLSVAFAGDGQHQDAGGKMVHVAPYTSSQIISKSISKGTGRASYRGLVKVHRGAHHVRANVVCDALLLDEQSRTDTYPYMEIEEEQVSIGHEATVSKVAEEQLFYLQSRGLTEAEAMSMIVNGFIEPITKELPLEYAVELNRLIALEMEGSVG is encoded by the coding sequence ATGACGACACCAGAAGTCGAACTCAAGCGATTGGGAAGCGAGTACGCCGAAAAGTACGGGTTCCGCGACCCCGAGCAGTATGTCTTCAAAGCCCGCAAGGGCCTCGATCGGGAGGTCGTGGAGCAGATCTCCTGGATCAAGAATGAGCCGGAGTGGATGCGCGAGTTCCGGCTCAAGGCACTCGAATACTTTCTGCGGCGCCCGATGCCGACCTGGGGCGCGGACCTGTCCGAACTGAACTTCGACGAGATCGTCTATTACATCAAACCAACCGAGCGACAGGGTACGAGCTGGGAGGAACTGCCCGAGCACATCCGCCGCACGTTCGATCGGTTGGGTATTCCGGAAGCCGAGCGGCGTTTCCTCGCTGGAGTCGGCGCCCAGTACGAGTCGGAGGTCGTCTACCACTCGCTCCGCGAGGAACTCAAGCGGCTCGGCGTGATCTTCTGCGATATGGACACGGCCGTCCGCGAATATCCGGACCTGGTCAAGCAGTACTTCGGGACTATCGTGCCACCAAACGACAACAAGTTCGCTGCCCTCAACTCGGCCGTCTGGTCGGGTGGCTCCTTCGTCTATGTCCCCGAGGGGGTGCGGGTCGACGTACCGCTCCAGGCCTACTTCCGCATCAATGCCGAGAACGTGGGGCAGTTCGAGCGCACGCTCATCATCGTCGAGCCTGGTGCCTACGTCCACTACGTGGAAGGTTGCACCGCTCCGATTTACAGCGCTGCCTCGCTGCACAGCGCAGTCGTCGAGATCATCGTCAAAGAAGGTGCACGCTGCCGGTACACGACCATCCAGAACTGGTCGAAGAACGTGTACAACCTCGTGACCAAGCGAGCAGCCGCGTACCGTGATGCCACCATGGAGTGGGTGGATGGGAATCTCGGCTCCAAGGTCACCATGAAGTACCCGGCTGTGTGGTTGATGGAGCCGGGCGCCCGCGGTGAAGTACTCTCGGTCGCCTTCGCTGGTGATGGTCAGCACCAGGATGCCGGCGGCAAGATGGTGCACGTCGCACCGTACACCTCATCCCAGATCATCTCCAAGTCGATCTCCAAAGGGACTGGCCGGGCCAGTTACCGCGGTTTGGTCAAGGTGCATCGCGGCGCCCACCATGTGCGCGCCAACGTGGTGTGCGACGCGCTCCTGCTCGACGAGCAGAGCCGCACGGATACCTACCCGTATATGGAGATCGAAGAGGAGCAGGTGTCGATCGGTCATGAGGCAACGGTGAGCAAGGTGGCCGAGGAACAGCTCTTCTACCTGCAGAGTCGGGGGCTCACCGAAGCCGAGGCGATGAGCATGATCGTCAACGGCTTCATCGAGCCGATCACGAAGGAACTGCCGCTGGAGTACGCGGTCGAGCTGAACCGGCTGATCGCGCTCGAGATGGAAGGTTCAGTCGGATGA
- the sufC gene encoding Fe-S cluster assembly ATPase SufC, which yields MTEHTPLFVIENLRAGIEGKEILRGVNLVIERGEIHALMGPNGSGKSTLAYVIAGHPNYEVYEGRILYKGENVLELPPDERARMGMFLAFQYPTAIPGVTMANFLRLAVNSVRKARLGEDKALSPREFRRLLREKLEMLRMDESFASRYLNEGFSGGEKKRAEILQMAMLEPEFAVLDETDSGLDIDALRTVSEGVNRLFNPNMALLVITHYQRILNYIRPHYVHVMLDGKIAVSGGPELAEELEEKGYDWVKEQFAEAAS from the coding sequence ATGACCGAACACACGCCGCTTTTCGTGATCGAAAACCTGCGCGCGGGCATCGAGGGGAAAGAGATCCTGCGCGGGGTCAACCTGGTGATCGAGCGGGGTGAGATTCACGCCTTGATGGGACCCAACGGTTCCGGCAAGAGCACCCTGGCCTACGTGATCGCTGGGCATCCCAACTACGAGGTCTATGAAGGACGCATCCTGTACAAGGGCGAAAATGTTCTCGAGCTCCCGCCCGACGAGCGCGCACGGATGGGCATGTTCCTGGCCTTCCAGTATCCGACCGCTATCCCTGGCGTGACCATGGCCAACTTCCTGCGCTTGGCGGTCAATTCGGTGCGCAAGGCGCGTCTCGGTGAGGACAAGGCCCTCAGCCCCCGGGAGTTCCGTCGATTGCTCCGGGAAAAGCTCGAGATGCTCCGCATGGATGAGAGCTTCGCTTCGCGCTACCTCAACGAGGGATTCTCGGGTGGCGAGAAGAAGCGAGCCGAAATCCTGCAGATGGCGATGCTCGAGCCGGAGTTCGCCGTGCTGGACGAGACCGACTCTGGTCTCGACATCGACGCGCTGCGGACGGTCTCCGAAGGTGTGAACCGTCTCTTCAACCCGAATATGGCCCTGTTGGTCATCACGCACTATCAGCGCATCTTGAACTACATCCGCCCACACTATGTGCACGTCATGCTGGACGGTAAGATCGCTGTCTCCGGTGGGCCGGAACTGGCTGAAGAACTCGAAGAGAAAGGGTACGACTGGGTCAAGGAGCAGTTCGCGGAAGCGGCCTCCTGA
- a CDS encoding Fur family transcriptional regulator, with the protein MTPQRMAILAEVQNAERHLTAAEIYERVRRKYPTIAYGTVYRTLHLLAKHGLIQEFPFGDNASRFDRRTDRHDHVHCVVCGELVDVEVPTALLARQVAAEKTGFEILDHQTVFAGICPSCQEKRDRTVQEARAGRR; encoded by the coding sequence ATGACACCGCAACGGATGGCGATCTTGGCCGAAGTGCAGAATGCGGAACGGCACCTCACTGCGGCTGAGATCTATGAGCGGGTGCGGCGCAAGTACCCGACCATCGCCTATGGGACGGTGTACCGGACGCTGCACCTTTTGGCCAAGCACGGCTTGATTCAAGAATTTCCGTTCGGGGACAATGCCAGCCGGTTCGATCGCCGGACCGATCGCCACGACCACGTACACTGCGTGGTATGCGGCGAGCTCGTCGATGTCGAAGTACCGACCGCGTTGCTCGCTCGCCAGGTGGCTGCCGAGAAGACCGGGTTCGAGATTCTCGATCATCAAACAGTCTTTGCCGGGATCTGTCCATCCTGCCAGGAGAAGCGCGACCGCACTGTGCAGGAAGCACGGGCTGGTCGGCGCTGA
- a CDS encoding iron-sulfur cluster assembly scaffold protein: MDKQELMEQIVEHYRRPRHRHALPDADVVMPGGNPGCGDIVTIYLKVDEQGHLIAEASFEGEGCTISQAAADILLDVVNEERWTLEQVLEADYHLMEELIGEEAVKLRPRCATLALGTLKAAVTKYLRDQLRREAGLEVVERENERFGIVTGELPSAEASHS; this comes from the coding sequence ATGGACAAACAGGAGCTGATGGAGCAGATCGTCGAGCACTACCGCCGGCCACGTCACCGCCACGCTCTGCCGGATGCCGATGTGGTGATGCCTGGGGGCAATCCAGGCTGCGGCGATATCGTCACCATCTATCTCAAGGTCGACGAGCAGGGGCACCTGATCGCGGAGGCTTCGTTCGAAGGCGAGGGGTGTACGATCAGCCAAGCAGCGGCGGATATCCTGCTCGACGTCGTGAATGAAGAGCGATGGACGCTCGAGCAGGTTCTGGAAGCCGACTACCACTTGATGGAAGAGCTCATCGGCGAGGAGGCAGTCAAGCTCCGGCCCCGCTGCGCGACACTGGCCCTCGGAACGCTCAAAGCGGCGGTCACGAAATACTTGCGCGACCAGCTGCGTCGCGAGGCCGGTCTCGAGGTGGTCGAACGGGAGAACGAGCGCTTCGGCATCGTGACCGGAGAGCTGCCATCGGCTGAGGCATCGCACAGCTAG
- a CDS encoding 3'-5' exonuclease, whose amino-acid sequence MDRRRCAQAWARAICSSSGVVILDTETTGIRSQDQVIELAVLDTHGNVLLETLVKPSCPIDPAALRVHGLSEAHLAHAPEWPVVYRELRVIFDRARLIVTYNAPFDRRLIEQTCRCYGLSLPDLSWDCAMRRFAEYAGPPPTESWRNYHRLSEALQRLGIPHPGAHRAAADAEACRRLVRAMAAGQPLRF is encoded by the coding sequence GTGGACAGGCGACGATGCGCCCAGGCCTGGGCGCGAGCCATCTGCTCCAGTTCCGGGGTCGTGATCCTCGATACGGAGACGACCGGCATCAGAAGCCAGGACCAGGTCATCGAACTCGCCGTCTTGGACACGCACGGGAACGTTCTACTGGAGACATTGGTCAAGCCGAGCTGCCCTATCGATCCGGCCGCACTGCGGGTGCATGGGCTGAGTGAGGCGCATCTCGCCCATGCACCCGAGTGGCCGGTCGTTTACCGTGAACTCCGAGTGATCTTCGACCGCGCGAGGCTGATCGTGACCTACAACGCACCATTCGATCGCCGCTTGATCGAGCAAACCTGCCGATGCTATGGCCTCAGCTTGCCCGACCTGTCGTGGGACTGCGCCATGCGCCGCTTCGCCGAGTACGCCGGCCCACCGCCGACCGAATCCTGGCGCAACTACCATCGCTTGAGCGAAGCGCTCCAACGCCTCGGCATCCCGCACCCCGGCGCGCATCGGGCAGCCGCCGACGCCGAGGCCTGCCGCCGTCTCGTCCGGGCGATGGCTGCTGGCCAGCCACTCCGCTTCTGA
- a CDS encoding metal-dependent hydrolase, which yields MAVTVRYLGHAAFAVEAEGKQVVIDPFLTGNPRAAAKPDELHPVAILLTHAHADHVGDALALSKRTKAPVIATFELASFLQQQGAEAIPANHGGTVRFDGGTVKLVPAWHTSSYGEQFLAPGVPAGLVVRMGGKTLYFAGDTCLFGDMALIGEEGLDLAALPIGDHFTMGPADAVKAVKLLAPKVVVPCHYNTFPLIEQDPHAFAKAVEEQTSARCVVLQPGEQLVLE from the coding sequence ATGGCGGTGACCGTACGGTACCTCGGGCACGCTGCGTTTGCGGTCGAAGCCGAGGGCAAGCAGGTCGTCATCGATCCGTTCCTCACCGGCAACCCACGTGCTGCTGCGAAACCCGATGAACTCCATCCGGTGGCCATCCTGCTCACGCACGCTCATGCCGACCACGTCGGCGATGCGCTCGCGCTCTCCAAGCGAACCAAGGCACCAGTGATCGCTACCTTCGAACTGGCCAGCTTTCTCCAGCAGCAGGGTGCGGAGGCGATCCCCGCCAATCACGGTGGAACGGTCCGATTTGACGGCGGGACAGTCAAGCTCGTTCCGGCTTGGCACACTTCGAGTTACGGCGAGCAGTTCCTGGCTCCCGGGGTTCCCGCTGGCTTGGTCGTTCGCATGGGCGGTAAGACGCTCTACTTCGCCGGTGACACCTGCCTCTTCGGCGACATGGCCCTGATCGGCGAAGAGGGACTCGATCTGGCCGCCTTGCCGATCGGTGATCATTTCACGATGGGACCAGCCGATGCGGTCAAAGCGGTCAAACTGCTCGCTCCCAAAGTCGTGGTCCCCTGCCACTACAACACGTTCCCGTTGATCGAGCAGGATCCGCACGCCTTCGCCAAAGCGGTCGAGGAGCAGACCAGCGCTCGCTGCGTCGTGTTGCAACCCGGCGAGCAGCTCGTCCTCGAGTGA
- a CDS encoding amidohydrolase, translated as MVCDLILHNANILTLDPAQPRARAVAMSHGRILAIGDDPEILGYRTAQTRVLDLGGATVLPGFDDAHCHPLGLGLSLEWVDVSPVAAPTLERLLDEIRKAAQELPPDRWLLARGYDDTRLDVQRHPTRWELDRVTGNRPTIVIRTCGHMLVANSAALARAGITRETPDPEGGRIVRDETGEPTGLLQERAQELVRRLVPEPTVRDLEQALRRAGDRFLALGITSVTEAGISRPEELLAYQNLHQRGELPVRARIMLLIDHLLEPAERLGLRSGFGDAWLRIGPFKLFQDGAGGARTAAMSIAYPEEPDNYGLAYYTQDQLDEAFRRVARLGAQAAAHAIGDRAIEMVLTAYERALQAHPIHDHRWRIEHCGMLRPDLLERMARLGVVAVPQPAFGYYLGDAYRRNFSEEWLALAYPTRAWLERGIAVAFSSDAPVISPDPWVGIRAAVLRQTLTGEPFGPEQRVTVLEAIRLYTAGGAYASFEEHQRGRITPGFLADLLVVDRDPLAIDPEELPTLRTLLTVVDGRIAWKAADAVF; from the coding sequence ATGGTGTGTGACCTGATCCTCCACAATGCCAACATCCTGACGCTCGACCCGGCGCAGCCACGCGCTCGGGCAGTCGCGATGAGCCACGGTCGCATCCTGGCTATCGGTGACGATCCGGAGATCCTCGGCTACCGTACGGCCCAGACCAGAGTTCTCGACCTCGGGGGTGCCACGGTCTTGCCCGGTTTCGACGATGCTCACTGTCATCCGCTCGGTCTCGGGCTGTCTCTCGAGTGGGTCGATGTTTCGCCGGTTGCCGCCCCGACGCTGGAGCGGCTCCTCGACGAAATCCGCAAGGCTGCGCAGGAACTGCCTCCCGACCGCTGGCTGCTCGCCCGAGGGTACGACGACACGCGGCTGGACGTTCAGCGACACCCCACGCGCTGGGAACTCGATCGCGTCACGGGTAACCGGCCGACCATCGTCATCCGCACCTGTGGCCACATGCTGGTCGCCAACAGCGCGGCACTCGCGCGTGCCGGTATCACACGGGAGACACCTGATCCGGAAGGCGGCAGGATCGTGCGCGACGAGACTGGTGAGCCGACCGGTCTCCTCCAGGAACGAGCCCAAGAACTCGTCCGACGTCTCGTACCCGAGCCGACCGTCCGCGATCTGGAGCAAGCACTCCGGCGAGCCGGTGACCGTTTCCTCGCGCTGGGGATCACCAGCGTCACCGAGGCCGGGATCAGTCGTCCGGAGGAACTCCTGGCCTACCAGAACCTGCACCAGCGCGGCGAATTACCCGTACGGGCACGCATCATGCTGCTCATCGACCATCTCCTGGAACCAGCGGAGCGCCTCGGACTTCGCAGCGGGTTCGGGGACGCCTGGCTGCGCATCGGTCCCTTCAAGCTCTTTCAGGACGGAGCCGGTGGTGCCCGTACGGCAGCCATGAGCATCGCGTACCCTGAGGAACCAGACAATTACGGGCTCGCGTACTACACGCAGGACCAACTCGACGAGGCCTTCCGACGAGTGGCCCGGCTCGGAGCGCAGGCAGCAGCGCACGCCATCGGTGATCGAGCGATCGAGATGGTCCTCACCGCCTACGAGCGCGCTCTCCAGGCTCATCCGATCCACGACCATCGCTGGCGGATCGAGCACTGTGGCATGCTCCGCCCTGATCTTTTGGAGCGCATGGCCCGTCTCGGTGTCGTCGCTGTGCCGCAACCGGCATTCGGTTACTACCTCGGTGATGCCTATCGGCGCAACTTCAGTGAGGAGTGGCTCGCTCTGGCCTACCCGACGCGTGCCTGGCTCGAACGAGGAATCGCCGTCGCATTCAGCTCCGATGCACCGGTGATCTCGCCCGATCCTTGGGTCGGTATCCGAGCAGCAGTGCTGCGTCAGACACTGACCGGAGAACCGTTCGGTCCCGAGCAGCGGGTAACTGTCCTGGAAGCCATTCGCCTCTACACTGCTGGCGGCGCGTATGCCAGCTTCGAGGAGCACCAGCGGGGTCGGATCACACCAGGCTTCCTGGCCGATCTCCTCGTCGTCGATCGCGATCCGCTCGCGATCGATCCGGAGGAACTCCCGACCCTCCGTACCCTCCTGACAGTCGTCGACGGCCGGATCGCCTGGAAGGCAGCGGACGCAGTATTCTAG
- a CDS encoding amidohydrolase, which produces MHADIVLVNGTVLTASSHTPVAEAIALRGEWILAVGAERVVHHFVGPATEVIDLQGRTVTPGFNDAHCHPIALGMSLREVDARTPPNRSIEEIVQRIAQRAASQEPGTWIVARGYDQAHLAEGRHPTRDDLDRATQRHPVLLIRACGHIGVANSLALAIAGIGPETPDPPGGTIDRGPDGQPTGVVREAALQLVRARLPQPSVEDLAEAIRLAGETFLSFGVTSVQEAGIRRAEEFLAYQSLAQRGTLPVRTSLMILINDLLEPCRELGLRTGFGDAWLRIGPAKLFLDGSIGGRTARMSQPYLDRDTLGLWMDEPDTMKRKIVEAHCAGFQCCAHAIGDAAIELLLDAFEEALRRQPRPDHRHRIEHCSILRPDLVDRIARLGAVPIPGTTFLYDFQEVYLSGLGHERLRYAYALRTFLDRGIVAAASSDTPVCSPNAMLGIQTMVTRRNAAGNVLWPEESITLEEAIRVYTLNGAYASFEERIKGTLEPGKLADVVVLETDLRSVQPEELGRVRVDYTIVGGRIVYARPGAA; this is translated from the coding sequence ATGCATGCCGATATCGTTCTGGTGAACGGCACCGTGCTGACTGCTTCGTCGCACACGCCTGTCGCGGAAGCGATCGCACTGCGTGGCGAGTGGATCCTCGCTGTCGGCGCGGAACGAGTCGTCCACCATTTCGTTGGACCAGCGACCGAGGTCATCGATCTGCAGGGCCGGACCGTGACGCCCGGGTTCAACGACGCCCATTGCCACCCGATCGCGCTCGGAATGAGCCTGCGCGAAGTCGATGCCCGCACGCCACCCAACCGGTCGATCGAGGAGATCGTGCAACGCATCGCTCAGCGTGCAGCCAGTCAAGAGCCCGGAACCTGGATCGTCGCACGTGGTTACGATCAGGCACACCTCGCGGAGGGACGGCACCCGACCCGCGACGACCTCGACCGGGCGACCCAGCGTCATCCTGTTCTGCTCATCCGCGCCTGCGGCCACATCGGCGTCGCCAACAGCCTCGCCCTCGCCATCGCTGGGATCGGCCCAGAGACTCCTGACCCTCCGGGTGGGACGATCGACCGCGGACCAGACGGTCAGCCGACCGGAGTGGTCCGCGAAGCGGCGCTCCAGCTCGTTCGCGCCCGTCTCCCGCAGCCGAGTGTCGAAGATCTGGCCGAGGCCATCCGATTGGCCGGCGAAACCTTCCTCAGCTTCGGCGTGACCAGCGTCCAAGAAGCAGGCATCCGCCGCGCCGAGGAGTTCCTCGCCTATCAATCGCTCGCCCAGCGCGGTACCCTTCCCGTCCGGACATCGCTGATGATCCTCATCAACGATCTCCTCGAGCCTTGCCGGGAACTCGGTCTCCGCACGGGGTTCGGAGACGCCTGGTTGCGCATCGGGCCAGCCAAGCTCTTCCTCGACGGGAGTATCGGTGGCCGCACCGCACGGATGTCCCAACCGTACTTGGATCGCGACACGCTCGGGCTCTGGATGGACGAGCCAGACACGATGAAGCGAAAGATCGTCGAGGCCCACTGTGCCGGTTTTCAGTGCTGTGCTCATGCCATCGGGGACGCTGCTATCGAGCTCCTGCTCGATGCCTTCGAAGAGGCGCTGCGCCGGCAGCCACGCCCTGATCACCGTCACCGGATCGAGCACTGCAGCATCCTGCGTCCGGATCTCGTCGATCGCATCGCTCGGCTCGGCGCTGTCCCGATTCCCGGAACGACCTTCCTATACGACTTCCAGGAGGTCTACCTGAGCGGCCTCGGGCACGAGCGGCTTCGGTACGCCTATGCGCTGCGCACGTTCCTCGATCGCGGTATCGTCGCGGCAGCCAGCAGCGATACGCCTGTCTGTTCGCCCAATGCCATGCTGGGCATCCAAACGATGGTCACGCGCCGGAATGCTGCTGGGAACGTCCTCTGGCCCGAGGAAAGCATCACGCTGGAAGAGGCCATCCGCGTCTACACGCTGAACGGTGCCTATGCATCGTTCGAGGAACGGATCAAGGGGACGCTCGAGCCCGGAAAGCTCGCCGACGTTGTGGTGCTCGAGACCGATCTTCGTTCGGTACAGCCGGAGGAACTCGGTCGCGTCCGCGTCGATTACACCATCGTCGGGGGACGGATCGTCTATGCTCGTCCTGGCGCAGCGTGA
- a CDS encoding polysaccharide deacetylase family protein, with the protein MNERTPPTWPAGHRAALVVSIDVDGEYGVIAQHGASDWYWRTQAQYDLDAGLIRLLELLADYDIRATFCWVGRVAEERPDAVRSVSAAGHEIATHGWDHQIYTRMTREEQREDLIRTREYLATLTGTVPVGHKSPFWHSTPDTVPLLQELGFQWNMDVALGDLPVVQRPDPTREPIIQLPPSRWWDDYTFFIEQALPPRLVAEFWEEDFAVVRAEGKLMCLTVHPWITGRPGPSRALARFLDFVVTLGDVWIARADHVALWWRERERDLDQSATSSTES; encoded by the coding sequence ATGAACGAGCGGACCCCACCGACCTGGCCAGCTGGACACCGCGCGGCACTCGTCGTCTCCATCGACGTGGATGGTGAGTACGGCGTCATCGCTCAACATGGCGCGTCCGACTGGTATTGGCGAACCCAGGCACAGTACGATCTCGATGCTGGCCTGATCCGTCTGCTCGAACTCCTCGCCGATTACGATATCCGCGCCACGTTCTGCTGGGTCGGGCGCGTTGCAGAGGAGCGACCCGACGCTGTCCGATCGGTCAGCGCGGCCGGACACGAGATCGCAACCCACGGTTGGGATCACCAGATCTACACGCGAATGACGAGAGAAGAGCAGCGCGAAGATCTGATCCGGACGCGCGAGTACCTCGCTACGCTCACCGGCACCGTCCCGGTCGGTCACAAGTCCCCTTTCTGGCACTCGACTCCGGATACGGTCCCGCTCCTCCAGGAGCTCGGCTTTCAGTGGAACATGGACGTGGCACTCGGTGACCTGCCGGTAGTGCAGCGCCCGGATCCGACACGCGAACCGATCATTCAGCTTCCACCGTCTCGCTGGTGGGACGATTACACCTTCTTCATCGAGCAAGCCTTGCCACCGCGCCTCGTGGCCGAGTTCTGGGAAGAGGACTTCGCGGTGGTGCGCGCCGAGGGCAAGCTCATGTGCCTCACCGTGCATCCGTGGATCACTGGCCGTCCGGGCCCCTCGCGGGCGCTGGCACGCTTCCTGGATTTCGTCGTGACACTCGGTGACGTGTGGATCGCCCGCGCCGACCATGTCGCTCTCTGGTGGCGCGAGCGGGAACGCGACCTCGACCAGTCGGCCACGTCATCGACCGAGTCGTGA